A window of Pseudomonas mucidolens contains these coding sequences:
- the kdpC gene encoding potassium-transporting ATPase subunit KdpC, whose translation MTKLIRPALSLLVLMTLITGVAYPLVVTGIAQMAFPDQANGSLVRDAGGKVRGSSLIAQDFTGDGWFHPRPSAGAFATVSSTASNLGPSNPALATRIFDDAGKLQVPDQGPVPLALLTTSGSGLDPHLPPQAIAYQLARVAAARNVPVATLQRLLDEHIDSPLVGPAVVNVLALNMALEKL comes from the coding sequence ATGACCAAGCTGATCCGCCCGGCCTTGAGCCTGCTGGTGTTGATGACCCTGATCACTGGCGTGGCGTACCCTTTGGTGGTCACCGGGATCGCCCAGATGGCCTTTCCTGATCAGGCCAATGGCAGTCTTGTACGCGATGCCGGCGGCAAGGTGCGTGGGTCCAGCCTGATTGCCCAGGACTTTACCGGTGATGGTTGGTTCCACCCACGGCCGTCTGCGGGGGCTTTTGCGACGGTCTCCAGCACCGCCAGCAACCTGGGCCCAAGCAACCCGGCGCTGGCGACGCGGATCTTCGACGACGCCGGTAAGCTCCAGGTTCCAGATCAGGGCCCGGTACCGCTGGCATTGTTGACGACTTCCGGCAGCGGTCTCGATCCGCACTTGCCACCGCAGGCGATTGCCTATCAACTGGCGCGGGTGGCGGCGGCACGGAATGTACCGGTAGCGACCTTGCAGCGGTTGTTGGATGAGCATATCGACAGCCCGTTGGTGGGGCCCGCTGTAGTCAATGTATTGGCACTGAACATGGCCCTGGAAAAACTCTGA